In a single window of the Actinomycetes bacterium genome:
- a CDS encoding type II secretion system F family protein, producing the protein MRRLAPPAAAALLPLPAAAALLLPAAAALLLPIVWAVPAAAQQGGLQVAVTDLKPNGPTSARVTVSVSGSGVESIQLPAGAFTATLARQPAEVTRVIAPDAARTQVSVLLVIDTSGSMDQGGNIGLAKAAASQFVDQLRSGGRVGVLRFSDKIQLVSRLTQDKGAAKASIAGLQAKGETALYDAVVAGARELGKAPGQRVIVLLSDGEDTTKRPIREAINAARGNKVAIYSIGLASDGATAPAAALRSLATQTGGRFVSAEGAQLSALYTRLGKALYSQYVVDIEVPPGTPSGSEVVVTVAAGGLRASSEGRALLLDAPATTRPAALDRPVPGLSRLETRQGLYAVVALMFVAILLLAYALMATPPGSGKSYRELRQRLSQYSLTPAIDEGPPPSPFGSSDLLGRVTDLAEALVKRGNLEEAFLTRIELAGLKLRVAEFVLISLASTFGVPLLLLLLTRNLYITIIGVMIGVLAPFVFLVVKASRRQAKFDEQLPDTLQLLGGALQAGHSLLQAVDTVVKEAEEPMSVEFQRVLTEARLGMPLEEALDGVAKRMNSQDFAWTVMAVSLQRQIGGNLAELLNTVAQTIRERYSLKRQIRALSAEGRLSSIILSILPFLMFAVLLMFNPTFLAPLYTTPLGLAMLSASAVLMIVGILWMKKITDIEV; encoded by the coding sequence ATGAGGAGGCTCGCCCCACCGGCCGCGGCGGCGCTGCTGCCCTTGCCGGCCGCGGCGGCGCTGCTCCTGCCGGCCGCGGCGGCGCTGCTGCTGCCGATCGTCTGGGCCGTCCCGGCCGCGGCCCAGCAGGGCGGGCTGCAGGTCGCGGTGACCGACCTCAAGCCCAACGGCCCCACCTCGGCGCGGGTCACCGTGTCGGTGTCCGGGTCCGGCGTCGAGAGCATCCAGCTCCCTGCCGGCGCGTTCACGGCCACCCTTGCCCGCCAGCCGGCCGAGGTCACCAGGGTCATCGCACCCGACGCGGCCAGGACTCAGGTCTCGGTGCTGCTGGTGATCGACACGAGCGGCAGCATGGACCAAGGCGGCAACATCGGCCTGGCCAAGGCGGCGGCCAGCCAGTTCGTGGACCAGCTCCGGTCCGGCGGGCGGGTCGGGGTGCTCCGGTTCTCGGACAAGATCCAGCTGGTCAGCCGGTTGACCCAGGACAAGGGCGCCGCCAAGGCGAGCATCGCCGGGCTCCAGGCCAAGGGCGAGACCGCGCTCTACGACGCGGTCGTGGCCGGCGCCCGCGAGCTCGGCAAGGCGCCCGGCCAGCGCGTGATCGTGCTGCTGTCCGACGGCGAGGACACCACCAAACGACCCATCAGGGAGGCGATCAACGCCGCCAGGGGGAACAAGGTCGCCATCTACTCGATCGGGCTGGCCAGCGACGGCGCGACGGCGCCGGCAGCGGCGCTCCGCTCGCTGGCCACGCAGACCGGGGGACGCTTCGTCTCGGCCGAGGGCGCGCAGCTCTCCGCCCTCTACACCAGGCTCGGCAAGGCGCTGTACTCCCAGTACGTGGTCGACATCGAGGTGCCGCCCGGCACCCCGAGCGGGAGCGAGGTCGTCGTGACGGTGGCCGCGGGCGGTCTCCGGGCGTCGTCGGAGGGGCGCGCCCTGCTGCTCGATGCGCCGGCCACCACCCGGCCCGCCGCCCTGGACCGGCCGGTCCCGGGGCTGAGCAGGCTCGAGACCAGGCAGGGGCTGTACGCGGTCGTGGCGCTCATGTTCGTGGCCATCCTCCTGCTCGCCTACGCACTCATGGCGACCCCGCCCGGCAGCGGCAAGAGCTACCGCGAGCTGCGCCAGCGCCTGTCACAGTACTCGCTCACGCCGGCCATCGACGAGGGCCCGCCGCCGAGCCCGTTCGGCTCGAGCGACCTGCTCGGCAGGGTCACCGACCTGGCCGAGGCCCTGGTGAAGCGGGGCAACCTCGAGGAGGCCTTCCTCACCCGGATCGAGCTGGCCGGCCTCAAGCTGCGGGTGGCCGAGTTCGTGCTCATCTCGCTCGCCTCGACCTTCGGCGTGCCGCTGCTGCTCCTGCTGCTCACCCGGAACCTGTACATCACCATCATCGGCGTCATGATCGGGGTGCTCGCGCCATTCGTGTTCCTCGTCGTCAAGGCCAGCCGCCGCCAGGCGAAGTTCGACGAGCAGCTCCCCGACACCCTCCAGCTCCTCGGAGGCGCCCTCCAGGCCGGGCACAGCCTGCTTCAGGCCGTCGACACGGTCGTCAAGGAGGCCGAGGAGCCGATGTCGGTAGAATTCCAGCGGGTGCTCACCGAGGCGCGGCTCGGGATGCCGCTCGAGGAGGCGCTCGATGGTGTGGCCAAGCGCATGAACAGCCAGGACTTCGCGTGGACGGTCATGGCGGTGAGCTTGCAGCGGCAGATCGGCGGCAACCTGGCCGAGCTGCTCAACACCGTCGCCCAGACCATCCGGGAGCGCTATTCCCTCAAGCGCCAGATCCGTGCACTCTCTGCTGAAGGCCGGCTCTCGAGCATCATCC
- a CDS encoding CpaF family protein: MSSLHERLARARSDGVLPSGLPEEPESRRPHRARPDPFAELRQKVHRSLVEALGPRLYDSNFGAEQLRVKVQETLAQAMEEEQTPLTREERQRVVAEIGDDVLGFGPIEPFLRDPTVTEIMVNAPDSIYVEREGRLYPTEGRFVDETHLRRVIDKIVGLVGRRIDESSPYVDARLPDGSRLNAVIPPLCVGGGPYLTVRKFSPDPYQTEDLITFGTISSKLSRLLDAAVQGRLNILVSGGTGAGKTTTLNVLSSYIPSGERIITIEDAAELQLRQPHWLRLEYRPPNIEGRGEVSIRDLVRNALRMRPDRIVVGEVRGGETLDMLQAMNTGHDGSLTTVHANSPRDSLSRLETMVLMAGVDMPMRAIREQISSAIHLVVHQARMKDGTRRVTHVTEIVGMEGDVITLQDLYMFDYRAGIDQNGSFRGVIQPTGLRPTFVDRLLDQGIRLDPDLFLHEPGIIPMATRR, from the coding sequence ATGTCCTCACTCCACGAGCGGCTTGCCCGCGCCAGGTCGGACGGGGTGCTGCCGTCGGGCCTGCCCGAAGAGCCGGAGAGCCGCCGGCCCCATCGGGCCAGGCCCGACCCGTTCGCCGAGCTGCGCCAGAAGGTGCACCGCTCGCTGGTCGAGGCCCTGGGGCCGCGCCTGTACGACTCCAACTTCGGCGCCGAGCAGCTCCGGGTCAAGGTCCAGGAGACGCTCGCGCAGGCCATGGAGGAGGAGCAGACCCCGCTCACGCGGGAGGAGCGCCAGCGCGTCGTCGCCGAGATCGGCGACGACGTGCTGGGCTTCGGGCCGATCGAGCCGTTCCTGCGCGACCCGACCGTCACCGAGATCATGGTCAACGCACCCGACAGCATCTACGTCGAGCGCGAAGGCAGGCTCTACCCGACCGAGGGCCGCTTCGTCGACGAGACCCACCTGCGCCGTGTGATCGACAAGATCGTCGGCCTGGTGGGGCGCCGGATCGACGAGAGCTCGCCCTACGTCGACGCCCGGCTGCCCGACGGCTCGCGCCTCAACGCGGTGATCCCGCCGCTCTGCGTCGGCGGCGGCCCCTACCTGACCGTCCGGAAGTTCTCGCCCGACCCCTACCAGACCGAGGACCTGATCACGTTCGGGACCATCTCGAGCAAGCTGTCGCGGCTGCTCGACGCGGCGGTCCAGGGACGGCTCAACATCCTCGTCTCGGGCGGGACCGGCGCCGGCAAGACGACCACCCTCAACGTGCTGTCGTCCTACATCCCGTCCGGCGAGCGGATCATCACCATCGAGGACGCCGCCGAGCTGCAGCTCCGCCAGCCCCACTGGCTGCGGCTGGAGTACCGGCCGCCCAACATCGAGGGCCGGGGCGAGGTCAGCATCCGCGACCTGGTCCGCAACGCCCTGCGCATGCGCCCCGACCGGATCGTGGTCGGCGAGGTCCGCGGCGGCGAGACCCTGGACATGCTGCAGGCCATGAACACCGGCCACGACGGCTCCCTCACCACGGTGCACGCCAACTCGCCCCGCGACTCGCTCTCCCGGCTCGAGACCATGGTGCTCATGGCCGGGGTCGACATGCCCATGCGGGCCATCCGCGAGCAGATCTCCTCCGCCATCCACCTGGTGGTGCACCAGGCCCGGATGAAGGACGGCACCCGCCGGGTGACCCACGTGACCGAGATCGTCGGCATGGAGGGCGACGTCATCACCCTGCAGGACCTCTACATGTTCGACTACCGGGCCGGCATCGACCAGAACGGCAGCTTCCGTGGCGTCATCCAGCCGACCGGCCTGCGCCCGACCTTCGTGGACCGCCTCCTCGACCAGGGCATCCGTCTCGACCCGGACCTCTTCCTGCACGAGCCGGGCATCATCCCCATGGCCACGCGCCGATGA
- a CDS encoding P-loop NTPase, which yields MAIIIAESEDGYATWLASTLAGLTDRVIRTASPDEAMAALAAEGRDVLGMIIGPDLDDKDALALAGMTQQGAPDVSVLLIRYHDSSDLFRAALRYGVKDVITEPGDEDAVRAAAARALEIARALRGRLAGGVPAGAEAGGAEPPGKVITVFSSKGGCGKTFLATNLAFALAATGGEVALVDLDLHFGDVAIMLQLFPAHTIQDAASTNGLDTMALKSLLTHHRQGIWALLAPTEPTVADTISPQAVSSILQTLRTDFDYVVIDTPAAFSDQVLAAFDESDAIAMLASLDVPSIKNLKLALQTMELLHFPRNRLRVVVNRADSRVGLRLADVEKILGAPVDATIPSSRSVPLSVNKGHPIILEDPKDQVSDSIRRIAAQFSAGGPRASRAGRGKQRRSLFSRP from the coding sequence ATGGCCATCATCATCGCCGAGTCAGAGGACGGGTACGCGACCTGGCTGGCCAGCACCCTGGCCGGGCTGACCGACCGGGTCATCCGCACCGCCAGCCCTGACGAGGCCATGGCCGCCCTCGCCGCCGAGGGTCGCGACGTGCTCGGCATGATCATCGGGCCGGACCTCGACGACAAGGACGCCCTCGCCCTCGCCGGCATGACCCAGCAGGGTGCGCCCGACGTGTCGGTCCTGCTCATCCGGTACCACGACTCCTCCGACCTGTTCCGGGCCGCGCTGCGGTACGGGGTCAAGGACGTGATCACCGAGCCGGGGGACGAGGACGCGGTGCGTGCGGCGGCTGCCCGCGCCCTGGAGATCGCGCGGGCGCTGCGCGGCCGGCTGGCCGGCGGCGTGCCCGCCGGCGCCGAGGCGGGCGGCGCCGAACCGCCCGGCAAGGTCATCACCGTGTTCAGCTCCAAGGGCGGCTGCGGCAAGACCTTCCTGGCCACCAACCTCGCCTTCGCGCTGGCAGCCACGGGTGGCGAGGTGGCCCTGGTCGACCTCGACCTGCACTTCGGCGACGTCGCCATCATGCTGCAGCTCTTCCCGGCCCACACGATCCAGGACGCCGCCAGCACCAACGGCCTCGACACGATGGCGCTGAAGTCGCTGCTCACCCACCACCGGCAGGGGATCTGGGCGCTGCTGGCGCCGACCGAGCCGACGGTGGCCGACACGATCAGCCCGCAGGCGGTCTCGTCGATCCTCCAGACGCTGCGCACCGACTTCGACTACGTCGTCATCGACACCCCGGCCGCCTTCTCCGACCAGGTGCTCGCCGCCTTCGACGAGTCCGACGCGATCGCCATGCTCGCCAGCCTCGACGTGCCCAGCATCAAGAACCTCAAGCTGGCCCTGCAGACCATGGAGCTGCTCCACTTCCCCCGCAACCGGCTGCGGGTCGTGGTCAACCGGGCCGACTCCAGGGTCGGCCTGCGCCTGGCCGACGTGGAGAAGATCCTCGGCGCGCCGGTCGACGCGACCATCCCCTCGTCCCGCTCGGTGCCGCTCTCGGTCAACAAGGGCCACCCCATCATCCTCGAGGACCCCAAGGACCAGGTGAGCGACTCCATCCGCCGGATCGCGGCCCAGTTCTCCGCGGGCGGCCCGCGGGCCTCGCGCGCCGGCAGGGGCAAGCAGCGCCGGTCGCTCTTCTCGCGACCCTAG
- the cpaB gene encoding Flp pilus assembly protein CpaB: protein MQNRLLAIVVAIVLAIVAAMALVIYANSADRRAINEQAPVQVWVAAQEIKQGESLDAAFRAAKFRPADYPRRLVAKDAVRSLNQLSGRVAAVDIMQGELLLESRWVNQEEIEGQNLLTIKAGHQAVSIQVDATRQVSGLVSVNNRVNVYVTISQADGVKSKLLLPNLKVLAVGTTTIQQGTGTGQQANRNGNLSTLTLEVRDRDVPRVVFAAENGRIYLTLVPPGGTAPPPGEARNVGNLFN from the coding sequence ATGCAGAACAGACTCCTGGCCATCGTCGTCGCCATCGTCCTCGCCATCGTCGCAGCGATGGCGCTGGTGATCTACGCCAACAGCGCCGACCGGCGAGCGATCAACGAGCAGGCGCCTGTCCAGGTCTGGGTGGCCGCCCAGGAGATCAAGCAGGGGGAGAGCCTCGACGCGGCGTTCCGCGCGGCCAAGTTCAGGCCCGCCGACTACCCGCGCCGGCTCGTCGCCAAGGACGCGGTCCGGTCCCTCAACCAGCTGTCCGGCCGGGTGGCCGCGGTCGACATCATGCAGGGCGAGCTGCTCCTCGAGAGCAGATGGGTGAACCAGGAGGAGATCGAGGGGCAGAACCTGCTCACCATCAAGGCGGGCCACCAGGCCGTGTCGATCCAGGTCGACGCGACCAGGCAGGTGTCCGGGCTCGTCAGCGTCAACAACCGCGTCAACGTCTACGTGACCATCAGCCAGGCCGACGGCGTCAAGAGCAAGCTCCTGCTGCCCAACCTCAAGGTCCTCGCCGTGGGCACCACCACCATCCAGCAGGGAACCGGGACGGGCCAGCAGGCCAACCGGAACGGCAACCTGTCGACGCTCACCCTCGAGGTGCGCGACAGGGACGTGCCCCGGGTGGTCTTCGCCGCCGAGAACGGCCGGATCTACCTCACCCTGGTCCCGCCGGGTGGGACGGCCCCGCCGCCGGGTGAAGCGAGGAACGTCGGCAACCTGTTCAACTGA
- a CDS encoding TadE/TadG family type IV pilus assembly protein → MRRAGEGREGERGVAAVEFAILLPLLVTLLFGFIQFGIAFNNKIQATNAAREGARLAIVGIQDWTNVNSSGESFWTIVQDRSGTSGLTGCNVTSTNNVGGTLTVEFSYPVDIVIPFVPLPSSFSTGQARAEMRIEQVSVLPLPTPGACT, encoded by the coding sequence ATGAGGCGGGCCGGCGAGGGGCGGGAGGGCGAGCGTGGCGTCGCCGCCGTGGAGTTCGCCATCCTGCTTCCCCTGCTCGTCACCCTGCTGTTCGGCTTCATCCAGTTCGGCATCGCGTTCAACAACAAGATCCAGGCGACCAACGCCGCCCGCGAGGGCGCCCGGCTCGCGATCGTCGGCATCCAGGACTGGACGAACGTGAACAGCAGCGGCGAGTCGTTCTGGACGATCGTCCAGGACCGTTCCGGCACCAGCGGGCTCACCGGTTGCAACGTCACCAGCACCAACAACGTCGGCGGCACCCTCACCGTGGAGTTCAGCTACCCGGTGGACATCGTCATCCCCTTCGTCCCCCTGCCATCGAGCTTCTCCACCGGCCAGGCCAGGGCGGAGATGCGGATCGAGCAGGTCTCCGTCCTACCCCTGCCCACGCCGGGAGCCTGCACGTGA
- a CDS encoding Flp family type IVb pilin has translation MFVHVSTSLLYIRGLLRELEAREQGITAVEYALMVAVVALLLVVGFFFLFTQIQQRFSTTASCVDNAPATCP, from the coding sequence ATGTTCGTCCATGTCAGTACGAGCCTTCTGTACATCCGTGGTCTGCTTCGCGAGCTGGAAGCTCGCGAGCAGGGCATCACGGCGGTGGAGTACGCGCTCATGGTGGCGGTGGTCGCGCTGCTCCTGGTTGTCGGGTTCTTCTTCCTGTTCACCCAGATCCAGCAGCGGTTCTCGACCACCGCGTCGTGCGTGGACAACGCGCCCGCGACATGCCCGTGA
- a CDS encoding Flp family type IVb pilin, which yields MLELSMIQAWIRARFGEMQAREQGITAVEYALMVAVVALLLVVGFFFLFTRISTKFSSVGSCVSNSPGVTTGC from the coding sequence ATGCTTGAGCTGTCCATGATCCAGGCGTGGATCCGCGCCCGCTTCGGGGAGATGCAGGCTCGCGAGCAGGGCATCACGGCGGTGGAGTACGCGCTCATGGTGGCGGTGGTCGCGCTGCTCCTCGTTGTGGGGTTCTTCTTCCTGTTCACCAGGATCTCGACGAAGTTCAGCTCGGTCGGAAGCTGCGTCAGCAACTCGCCGGGTGTGACCACCGGCTGCTGA